GGTTGTTAGAGGCACATTAGTTAGTAGGTTATTGATGCCGGTGTTCGGTGACCCATCATTTAAGATGGGTCACATGACCACTGCAAAAGATGGGTGCGGGTATGGAAAGTGGATGGAAAAATCAACGTGGCATGAGCCTAGTTGAGGGAATATTAGCGATTCTTATTCTCTCGATTGGGATTACGGGCTTTTTAGGTAATTTTTACGAATATACCCGTAACGCAGTGGATAGCGAATTTATTGTTACTGCCAGTAACCTTGCCAATGAACAATTAGAGATTGTGCTCAATGACAAAAATAACGTGGGTTACGCTCAAATCAACAATGCAAAATACCCCTCTCCTTCCAACGTCACCATCGGCAATATAACTTTTGCTAAATCCGTTAATGTTTATGAAGTTTCAGGTAGCGATTTAACCAGTTCTAGCCCGGGTAGTGGTTTGAAGCGAATTGATGTGACCGTTTCATGGGGAACCGGTCAAACGATCACCTATAATGCCATCGTAGGTCAATATTAGGTTGAGTTATGATGAAGTGTTTTAAATATCAATGGGTCAAAAAACAACACGGCTTTACGTTGATCGAAGCTATTTTGGGTTCTGTGTTGTTGGGTATTTTAGCCATTAGTTTGGCCGCGTTTTTTAGTGCGGGGGCGGAGACCTTTAGTCTGGTGAAGAGCAGGAACGAAGCGGCAGAAAAGGCCCGCTATGCCATGCAACAAATTTACGGTGAACTCATGTATCTCGAAACCGTCGACATTGTAAATATGAACGTCAATAATTTTGGCTATATGGATGCTGCCAACGTGGAGACCCATTTGCAGATGGGGAATTATCAAGGATGGGCATCGGTTTTACGAAACAACGATGTCTTGGTTCCCAATGGGCAATCCATCGCTTTTAAATATTACGATGCCAATAATATCGAAACCACCAATATCAATAATCTTCGCCGCATCGAAGTCACCTTGGTGGTTCAGGCCGAAGACAATAAGAATGTTATCACTTTAAAGACCTCAATTTTCCCCAGAGGTTTTATTTATACAGGATTTCAATAATTAAAGTTCGCCTATGGCGAACGGAGGAAGTTATGGAAGCGAAACTAAAAAATAAAAAACACGACCGAGGGATTGCTGCCTTGATGACAGCAATTGCCTTGTCGGCCTTTGCCTTAATGGCAACAACCGAGCTGACTTATCGGTCAGTTCAAGAAAACACCAAGTTAGATCAATATGCTCAAATGCGGGCCGAACATCTATCGGCGGCGGGTCTTGAATATGCCTTAAAGACCTTGAAAACCGATGGAACCAGTCCCGTGGTGACAGGTAAAACCTTAAATGGCGGCACCTTTGATATCGTCACCGATCCGGATAAAAAAACCGTGATTTCCACTGGTCATTTTGGTGATGCGGTGGTGGCGCATAGTGTGCAAACACCCTTTGCCAAGGATTGTTTGAAGTGGAATCTGTCTAATGCCCATTCGGTGGGTGACAAACTCATCGATGTCAAGTGGGATGCTATTTGCAACCCCATGCCTACAGTCATCATCGACAAATTAAAGGTACAGTGGAATATCGACGTGGGTGATAAGATCATCCAATATTTTATCACGGGACAAGGTGTGCCGGGCCCAGAATATGATGCAGCGGTCGATAATCCGATTGGTGGTGCGGTTAATGATACGATCATTGATCACAAAGATTACACTCCGTCTCTCAATGGCCCTGGTGTAATACCCATCAACCAGATCCAATTTAATACCAATCCTATCCTCGGGGCACGTACCTATACGATGACTGCCTACTATAAGGATGGATCTTCGATTACCGATACTTTCGTAGATCCAACCCCTGTAGTTGCACCGACTCCGATTTTTACAATACCTAAGCAGGGAGAGATCGAGGTCACAGCTAATAAGCTATTCAAGCTTGATATCTTGGGTTCGGCTATCACCTGTGGTGCCAGTGGCCCTGAAATTTACGTCAAGGCTTGGTATAAAAAGAAACCCGCAACGGGTGGATGGAGTAATTATATTACTCTGTGGGGAGGGGCCGACCTCGATGGTGGGGAAACCTTCCAAACCACCCCAACTGAATCCACCACCTATTCTTTTAAAGCAAATGCTTGGAAGAGCGGTTGTTATAATCAAAGTTATCTTTCAACCCAATCGGCCCAAGTTAAAACTTTGGTCAATGGTGACCAAGCACCGGCGCTGGCTGGCTTTGGTGGGCAAAAACCCGTTTTGGCTTTCCTCCAGCCTTATCTCAATGCCAGTGGAAAGCTTGTGCTTGCCTCAAACCAAGTCATCTTGTTGTGGGAGTTGGGGGTCAATATGACCTACAATGCCAATAGCCCAGCCGCTGATTTTCAAGACTTGGTGATGTTAGTCACGATTGGTCCATAAGGTACGTGGTTTATGAAAGCACGAAACAACAACCGTGGTTTTACGTTGATTGAAATGATCGCAATGATGACTGTGGTGGCCTTAACCTCCATGGCCCTCATTGCGATGTATGATACCAATCAAGTGTCGGTGGAATTGGCCCGTCGAAAAATCGCTTCCGATATTCGTTTCGCTCAGAGCCGTGCCATGACGACCAAACAAGTCCACGGGTTTCGTGCTATCACAGCCACGAGTTATGAAGTTTATGTTGGTGCACCAGGCAACCCTATTACAAACCCTGCTACCGGTGCACCCATGATTATCGATATGACAAAAAATTTTAAAAACACTTCACTCGGTTCTGCAAGCTATCAAGTGGAATTTAATACCCGAGGCCTTCCTACCTTGGCAGTCGATTTGACCATGAGTGTGAACAACACGGGTTCTACGCCAAAAAATATTGGGGTCATCAAAGGTACAGGTGCCGTTACCCTCCCTTAACGAAGGAGATAGGCCCCACATAAAAATAGTTGATTGTCTTGAAGATTCAATATATTACCTTTCGTTATAACATTATCCTTCACAAGTTGCCTGTGTTCCAAAAACGAGATCCATCTTTATGTACATTGAATTTTTCGGGTTAGCCGAAAAGCCTTTCAATATCACCGCGGATCCCAATTATTTATTTGAATCTTCTATTCACGAGCCTGCGCTAGACAGCCTCCTCTATGGTATTGAATCTAAGGCCGGCATCATGGTTTTAACGGGGCCTGTGGGCACAGGCAAAACAACCCTTTGTCGCAGCATTTTAGAAAAATTATCGAATACCACGAACACCTGTTTCTTAATGAATCCCATTTTTGATCCCATCGATGTATTAAAGGCGATCAATCAAGATTTTGGTTTAGCTAATCAAGGGTCGCTTAAAGAATTGATGGATGTGCTCAATCAATTTCTTTTAGAAAGTATGGAGGCAGGTCTTAACAATCTCATTATTGTAGATGAAGCCCAAAATCTTTCGATTGAAAGCCTTGAAACCCTTCGCCTCCTCTCTAATTTAGAAACAACCAAACATAAAGTTTTACAAATTCTTTTGGTGGGGCAACCTGAACTTGTTGAAAAGCTGGCCTCCCCTCGCCTCTTACAGCTCAATCAACGGGTGGTGATTCGGGTTTCTTTATCAGCTTTAACCGAGTCCGATAGTAACCATTATATTTTACATCGTTTAGCTAAGGCCAACGGTTTGGGGAAAGTGCTGTTCGACGAAAAAACCTTAAAAAGTATTTTTAAATACTCGCATGGCTTTCCGCGCATGATTAACCTTCTTTGTGATCGGATTTTATTGGCCCTTTATGCAAAAGGTTTAAGACAGGTAAACAAAAAAATAGTGAAGGCTGCTTATCAAGAGCTAAAGGCCAATAATATTCAACGACCCTTTTGGAAAAGGAGACTAAGTAGTGTCTATCATTAATGATGCTTTAAAAAAAGCAGAACTTAACAACCCAAATGCCAACTCTAACCCCGGGGCCAATCCTGGGCCACAAATTCCTTTGCCTAGTAAAAAATCAGGGGCTAGCCTGGTACGTATTTTGATTCTGGTAGGGGTCGTATTAATCGGTGTTTTTTATATTATTTACACCCAGCTATTCCCATTTCTAGCTGCTAGATTTAAAAATAAAGTGCCAGAGCAACTGCAAGGTTTGGCGCCCAATACAGATGGAAATAAAAATTTGGCCAACATCATTCAAAAAGGAAAAAAATCGTTTGAAATTGGTCAGCTCGAACATGCCCTCAAGCTCTTTCAAGAAGCCTTATTGATCGACCCTAATAACAGCGAAGTTTTAAATAATCTGGGGATGGTTTATCGTCAGCAAGATAATATGAATGAAGCCCTTAAATATTATCAACTCGCTATTGAAAAAAATGCCAGTTGTGCGGAGTGCTTTAATAATATGGGGGTGGTTTACACCAAGCAGAATAGCTTTAAAGAGGCCGGCGAATCTTTTATTAAAGCGATTACTCTCAAGCCAGAATACCCCGATGCCTATTTTAATTATGGGGCTTTACTTGAAACTCAAGGCAACAGCAAAGAGGCCATTGTGCAATTCGAAAATTTTATTCAACATGGTGAATCGGTGAGTAGCGAAGTTAAAAGCGCAATACAAGCACACATCGAGGAATTAAAGAATCTATAATGGTATTACTTGATATATTCGATAAAGCGAAAAAGAGTATAGGTATTGGGATTGAGAAAGACGGTTCTGTCTTTCGTGTTGCAAAAACCACCGCTCAAAAAAATTCCCTCACAATTGATTTTATCGGTGAGTTTCATTTGGCAGATCCTGACAAACCCGAAAAAGACTTAAGTTTTAAAAATTTTTTAGAAAAGAATCATCTCATTAAACGGAGGGTGGCTACCAATTTAGAAAATACAGGTCTACGCATTCGACGCATGGAATTACCCCCCATGCCTGAAAATGATTTAGTAAGCGCTGCTAAATTTAACCTTAAAGATCAGGTTGAAGGACAGGTTGAAGATTATGAGATTCGTTATAGTATTTTAGGTAAAAGCCAAGGGGTAATTCCTAAACAAGAGTTGGTGATCTATGGGATTCCCAACTCGGTTATTAAACAAGAAGTTGAATTGTTCAAAAGTCTCAATCTTAGGCTTGATGTTTTAGAGCCTTCCTCGGTTTCGGTGGCGGCATGGTTTGACAGGCTTTATCCAGATGATCCTGGTATCAATGCCATTGCCCACTTTGGGGAGGCTAGCTCTATCTTTGTGGTGGTGTCTAACGGCAAGTTTTTATTTTCGCGATTGTTAGACAATCCCGAATTACTAGGCTTAGGAGATCGCACAGAATTTCCTGATGCCGATGCCATGCTGCAAACTTCGCTCAATATCCAAAAAAGCATTGATTCTTTTTGCATGATTTTTAAACGGGACCGAGTTGACCGCGTTGTTCTATCCGGCAAATTGGCCGAAAGCCCAGGGTTTGAAGAATTTCTGGGGCGCACTTTAGGAATTACGGTTGAAAAAATCGATAAACTTTATGAAACACAGTTTGCTTTTGATCCTTTGTTGCATAAGCAAGAGTTAATCAAATATACGGTGCCCTTAGCTTTGTCGATTACACCGGTTTAAGGGGACCTCTAAAAAGGGCCCATCTGCGGCGTTGCCCGCAAAGCCGCGATCCTCACGTATTTCCATATACGCTCCGGTCGCGTCTTTGCGTGCGCCTTGCATCTGGACCCTTTTTAGAGGTCCCCTAAAATTCAAGTTATTAGAAGTGATTTATGGTTGATCGAATTAATTTCCTGGTCAAGGAAACAAAAGGTTTATCTTATAAACATCTCATCAATATCATCATAGGGATGGTTTTGTTGGCTGTGGCTATTATCTTGGGGCAAAAACAACTGCATCGTTATTACGTAAAAAAGGCAGCCTTTATGCAGGCTGAGATCGAACGTATTCAGAAGAGCCAAGAAGAATTATTAAGAAAAAAACCCAAACGAGCTTCTTTTACGGCGCAAGAATATGTTGCTAACGCAATGCGGGGGTCAACCAATTGGTCGGCGTTTCTTTTAGACCTTTCGAAGGCCTTGCCCGATGGTTTGTGGCTTACTAAAATTACTTCAGCCGAAGGCGGTAAGTTTTTAATTGAGGGCCGATGTTTTCGCCCCGAAACGGTGCCCAAGTTTATTGGGCAATTAAAATTATTATCGATGGTTCAAACCATTGGTAATCCTTCTACGAGTAAAGCCGATTCAGAAGTGGCTTCTTTGTTGGCCTTCAAGCTCACCGTGATTTTGAAAAGCCCTAAGGAAGGAAGTTAAGCTATGCCGAAAAAAGTTAATCTCAATCAAGCCCCTTCACTGCGAGAAAAGGTCATGTTTGGTGCAGTGATGGTAGGGATTGTCGTCGCTTTTTTTCGGTTTTTTTATAGCCCGCAGGGTTTATTGAATCGTGATGCTAAAATTGAATTAGAAAAAATTCGTCCTAATTATGAAGCCTTTATGCAACTCGAATCTTCTCCGCTTAATGTTCCCACCACTCCCACAACTCCCCTCCAAGAAGAAAAAGATACTTTTTTAGAAAAAGCAGCCTCCCATTTTTCAAACCCACCCAAATACAAAGAAACTTTATTAACCGACCTTAATCAAAAATTAGTGAGTCGAGATATGTTGAAAACAAATCAGCTCGATGGTATCACCTTAGGCAATGAGGCAGTTAAGAACGACTTCAGTGAGTTTACTTTTAGTATCAATATTATTGGAGGTTATTTAGGAATTGTGGAATACATTAGCCGAATTCCACAATTACCTATGCTCATTGCCTTCAACAACCTTAATATCGAAACCGCTAGTGATAAAACGGGGCGACTCAATATGAAATTAGGGGGAATTCTTTACGTGCCAGTGCCTGGCCAAAAGGCGGTGGAACTTACTCCTACTAATCCTGCCCCTACCTCTAATCCTAGAAAGGATGGTGTAAAATGAAAGTAATGTTTTACGGGTTGCTTGGCTTTTTTCTATTTTCTACCACAGTGATGGCTCAACCCCTTTCCGATCTCAACCTAGAAGCACTCAAAAAATACCAAAAAGAACAAACCGGTGACAATACCTCTAAAAATCCCTTTGTCCCCGGCGTTCAAACTCTTAATGACATTTCAATTCAAGATCTGATTTTGAGTGGCACCATTAAAGGCGAAGCCCAATCCTGGGCCTTGGTTAATGGTCAAATCATCAGCAAGGGGGAAAAGTTAGCGGGTTACGATGTCGAAGATATTCGCGATGGAATCGTTGTTTTAAAACAAGGTAATCTTACCTTCGAACTAAAATTGTCCGGTCTTTAAATCTAAAAAGGGTCCCTTATGAAACATTGGATTCGTCTTTTTTTGATGGCTATTTTGTTATGGCTTCCAGCAAGTTCCTTTAGCCAAACTTTAGGCCAGCTTAATACCGGCAATGTTGGTTCTTACCAAATTAACGACAGGCATTATGTATCGCATCGTCAAGGCAAGTATAATCTTGCCTTTAAAGCAGCTGACCTCAAAGAAACTTTACGTTTTATTGCCAAGGCTGCAGATATTAACATGCTCATCCCTGAAGAAATGGCTGGGGGTACGGTTACGGTCAATTTAAGTAGTATTGATTTGTTAGATGCTATTGGGGTAATTTTGCGAACCAATGGTTTAGATTATGTGGTCGAAGGTAACATTGTGCGAGTGGGTCGCGCAGAAGAATTTAAAACCGATGAAGATTTGCTTACCTCAACGGTTCGCCTTAAATATGCTACGGCCAAAGAACTGGTGGCGCCAGTTAAAGAACTGTTGAGCCAAAAAGGCAAAGTCATTTCAGACGATCGTACCAATACCATTACCATTAAAGACATTCCCATCAGCGTTGAAGTGGTTAAACAAATGATTCAGGTGATTGATATCCAAGATGCCCAAGTGCTTATTCAAGCCAAGATTGTGCAAGTTAATACCGACTTTCTACGCGACATTGGTATTCAGTGGGGGGCTGGCAATACGGGATTTGGAGATAAAGTTCAGACCACGGGTTTAGGAACGAGCATTGGTAAGACCGATTCAGGAACTGGGCTTAATGTCAATTTGCCCGCCTCGTCCGCTACCAGCGGGATTGGCTTGCTTTTAGGCCGTTTTGCCAATTTTCAAGTCGATATGCAGTTAACCGCCGCTGAACAAGCTGGCGACATTCGCATTGTATCAAAGCCATCGATTGTAACCAGTAATGGTAAGGCCGCCAATATTCGTAGTGGTGAAACGCTATTAATTAAAACCTTGGGGAGCACGGCAGGTCAGGCCGGTGAGTTAAAAGAAATCAAAACCGGAGTTGAATTGCAAGTTACTCCCCAAATTTCCATTGATAACCAAGTTAAATTGACGATTTCGGCAACCACTTCGCTGGCTGATTTTTCCCGTTTGGTCGATGGTATTCCCATCATTATCGACAATCAAGCCAGCACTACGGTTTTGGTGCGCGATGGAGAAACCACAGTTATCGGTGGTTTATTGCAATTGCAAAAACAAAAAGGGAAAAAATCAGTTCCTTATCTTTCTAGAATCCCTCTCCTAGGTGGTTTATTTAGACAGAAACTTCGCAAAGATAAAGATGTTGAGCTTATGGTCTTTATTAAACCCACCATCATTCGTCGCATGCCGGTTAAGATGGGCTATCCCTACCCTGAAGACCCTGAGCATGCTGCTGAACCCAATGCGTGGGCAAGTCATTCGATGGTTGAAGATTCCATGAAGAAGAAAAAGAAACCCAAAAAAGATTCTTCTACTACGACAACAACTTATCAACGTCGCCATAAGTATTTAAGAGATTAAGTTGCAACGCTATAGTCAATTCCCCTTCCCTGCCTATCGGTATGTGCCGGCAGAATTACCTCACCCAATGATGGTCAGCAAGCCATCAGAACAAGATGAACAATTTCGTTTTGGCGTTGACCTTTTTAATCATGGTTATTTTTGGGAAGCCCATGAGGTGTGGGAAGGGCTTTGGGTAAAATCAAAAAATGAGGAAAAATTACTTTTACAAGCCGTCATTCTTTATGCAGCGGGCTTGTTAAAATTAAGGCAAGACCAATTAAAAGACTTTTCTTCTTTAACCACAGCAGGTTTTCATAAGCTAAACAATCTTAATGAAATAGTCTTTTTTAATATCAATATTTCAAAATGGCAGGGCTTCGCGCTTAATTTCAAAAAAAGGATTGAACAAGAAAAAATTACGGTACAGAATCCCTGGGAAGAACAAGATTTTCCATTTATTAAACTGGAGGAAGAGTTATGAGTGTATGTCAAATTACGGTTCAGGAGAGCGAAAAAAATCTGATGGAAGATAATGAAATTATTTATATTGATGTGCGTACGGCTGTTGAATTTGCCCGTGGCCATGTGCCAGGGGCTATCAATATTCCGGCTTTTGAAATGAACCTTGGCAGTATGGTCCCTGTGCTAGAAAAATTCAAACTTGCGGTGGCAGAATCTTTTCCCAAAGAAAAAAAGCTGCTCATTGGTTGCCAAAAAGGTAGCCGCTCACAAGCAGCCTGTGAATATTTGCAAGCTTTGGGCTATGAAAATTTGAATAATGTTGTGGGTGGTTTTAGTGCCTGGTGCGAAGCTGGTTTGCCCGTTGAAAAATAGACCTCTTGCATAACCTACTACGCGACCCAATGACTTCGTTGGGTCACCCCAAAATCCTCACGTATTTTCATATACGCTGCGGTTTTGGGGCCCCGCCCCGCCTTGTCCTTGGGTCGCTCGCTACGGTTCTACAAGAGGTCTAAATGAAACGATTTTTTCTTTATTTGCTTAGTTTCTTACTCTTGAGTGGGGCAAGTTTTTATATTTGGCTCCTCAAGGCTAGCCGTATTCCTGCCCTAGAATTTGACCACCCTATTTTAGAAACCAGTGGCATTAAGAAAAGTAGATTGCGTTTTTCGATCTTAGATACGGGCTATTCAGAAGTCCCCGAAGGTTTTGCGCGGGTTGGTGGTTCATGGTGGCAATCCATAAAACTCGAACATCCGGTTGTGGTCGTGGATCATCCTAAAGGGGCTTTTTTATTTGATGCAGGGCTGGGCTCGCAAATGGATGTTCAACTAAACCGCTTGCCCTGGTATGTAGGGGTATTTCTAAAATTCACTTCAACTCATTCTGCTAAATCTCAATTAGAAAAATCCCCTGATATTTTGCAAAAAATTAAATTTTTCATTTTGTCTCATGTACACTGGGATCATACAAGCGGCCTCAGCGATTTTGTTCAACTGCCCATCAAGGTTTTGGCAGCGGAACATGATTGGTATTTAAAAGAAGGCGATTCTAAGCTTCATGGGATTTTAGCTTCGGCCTTTTCCCACCCTGATTTTAAATGGGAAATCATGACATTCCAGAATAAGGCTTATGAAGGCTATGAGCAAAGCCTTGATTTGTTTGGCGATGCTTCGGTGGTGCTGGTGAATATGGCTGGGCACACCCCAGGCTCGGTTGGGATGTTTCTTAATTTAAGTGCAGAGCGGCGCTATTTTTTTATTGGCGATACCACGTGGCTAGTTGATGAGAACGGGTTTCCTTATTATAAAAGCAAACTAGCTCGGATTATTTCAGACAATGATATTCCTCAAACTGTTTATCAATTGAGCCATTTAAGAAAACTAAAAGAAGCCAATCCTAAAATTATTTTAGTCCCCCAGCACGATGCCCGCACTCTTAAACAATTAGCCACTTGGCCTCAGTGGACATCTCTATAATAAGGTTGAATTCTAAACAAAAAAATTTATGCAAACTGCAAACTGCTTTTCTTGACCGGCGCTCCAGCGGCGACCCTCATGGGGCTAGCCGGCACGGAAGCCTTCCGCGTTCCCGCCAAGCGGGCCGCGGTTTTCCGTGTCGGCTAGCCCGCATGGGGGCCCCGCCGCTTCCGCGATGGTCAAGAAAAGCAGTTTGCAGTTTGCATAAATTTTTTTGTTTAGAATTCGATATTTATAACTCAGTACTGACTTCTTTTTGGCACTTGCTTTTGCACTTACATAACAAAGCATCAAGGCTTAATGGCCCACCCCCATTAAAGATTAGAAACACCGCTACTGCCAATATTGTTAATGGATATTCATAGCCATTTTCAAAGACCTCGGTTGCTGGATTATCCATTAAAAGGCCATTATTCCAATGCACGAAAAAGACCGCTACTGACATGGCACTGGCAATGCCCAAGGCGGCGACTCGAGTGAGTAACCCCACTAAGATTCCAAGCCCACCTAAGAATTCACAAGCAATGGCCATGTACACATGAAATTGGGGGCTGGGCTGGGTAAACCCAAGGCCAGCTAAAAATTGCCCAACGCCTTCCATATGCTGAATTTTCCACCACCCGTGGACGGCCATAATAACCCCCACCGCAACTCGCAAAAATAACAAGGCCAAAGGTTGAATTTTATTAAGAGTGGCAAGCATAAACGATCCTCCTTTTGTCATCATTCGCGATGAATGGATGCCGGACCCCCGGCTCGTGGGCCGGGGCAGGCTCGTCCGGCATGACGTCATCCCGGACTAAGCCTGCCCCGGACTTTGATCCGGGGATCCGGGATCCATGCATGACATGCGCAGTATAAAGAAACTTTTTTCAATTGTCGAACATTTCAATCGGTGGGAACTAATTCTTCTTCAGCGTCTTTGGTTTCTTGTCTAAACACCACCTGACCCGGATAAATCTCAGAAACCCTCTTTTGTACATCAATGATTTGAGATTTGGGCGTTGAGGTGCCAGCTCCGATGCCAAGATGCATAATGTCTTGCAACCATTCGGGCCTTATACAATCGGGAGAATCAATATGGTAAGTGCGATTGGGTAAATATTTGCTGGCCAGCTTAGCTAGATTAGTGGTGTTAGAAGAATTATAGCCCCCCACAATAAACATGGCATCAACCCATTGGGCAAGATCAGTCACCGCCTCTTGTTGATTTTTAACGGGCTTACAACGGGTGTCGACGGCTTTCATGTCGGGGTATTTGGTACTTCGAATATAATTAATGAGATCTTGGAATTTTTCTTTTGTAATGGTGGTTTGACAAATGGCAATCGTTTTACCCAAATCATTGGGAAGTTTATCGACCTCTTCCTCAGAATAAACCACACTAATGTTGTCACCATAACTGCGGC
This Deltaproteobacteria bacterium DNA region includes the following protein-coding sequences:
- a CDS encoding rhodanese-like domain-containing protein — encoded protein: MSVCQITVQESEKNLMEDNEIIYIDVRTAVEFARGHVPGAINIPAFEMNLGSMVPVLEKFKLAVAESFPKEKKLLIGCQKGSRSQAACEYLQALGYENLNNVVGGFSAWCEAGLPVEK
- a CDS encoding DoxX family protein, which encodes MLATLNKIQPLALLFLRVAVGVIMAVHGWWKIQHMEGVGQFLAGLGFTQPSPQFHVYMAIACEFLGGLGILVGLLTRVAALGIASAMSVAVFFVHWNNGLLMDNPATEVFENGYEYPLTILAVAVFLIFNGGGPLSLDALLCKCKSKCQKEVSTEL
- a CDS encoding tetratricopeptide repeat protein, yielding MSIINDALKKAELNNPNANSNPGANPGPQIPLPSKKSGASLVRILILVGVVLIGVFYIIYTQLFPFLAARFKNKVPEQLQGLAPNTDGNKNLANIIQKGKKSFEIGQLEHALKLFQEALLIDPNNSEVLNNLGMVYRQQDNMNEALKYYQLAIEKNASCAECFNNMGVVYTKQNSFKEAGESFIKAITLKPEYPDAYFNYGALLETQGNSKEAIVQFENFIQHGESVSSEVKSAIQAHIEELKNL
- a CDS encoding prepilin-type N-terminal cleavage/methylation domain-containing protein, with the protein product MESGWKNQRGMSLVEGILAILILSIGITGFLGNFYEYTRNAVDSEFIVTASNLANEQLEIVLNDKNNVGYAQINNAKYPSPSNVTIGNITFAKSVNVYEVSGSDLTSSSPGSGLKRIDVTVSWGTGQTITYNAIVGQY
- a CDS encoding AAA family ATPase, whose product is MYIEFFGLAEKPFNITADPNYLFESSIHEPALDSLLYGIESKAGIMVLTGPVGTGKTTLCRSILEKLSNTTNTCFLMNPIFDPIDVLKAINQDFGLANQGSLKELMDVLNQFLLESMEAGLNNLIIVDEAQNLSIESLETLRLLSNLETTKHKVLQILLVGQPELVEKLASPRLLQLNQRVVIRVSLSALTESDSNHYILHRLAKANGLGKVLFDEKTLKSIFKYSHGFPRMINLLCDRILLALYAKGLRQVNKKIVKAAYQELKANNIQRPFWKRRLSSVYH
- a CDS encoding prepilin-type N-terminal cleavage/methylation domain-containing protein → MMKCFKYQWVKKQHGFTLIEAILGSVLLGILAISLAAFFSAGAETFSLVKSRNEAAEKARYAMQQIYGELMYLETVDIVNMNVNNFGYMDAANVETHLQMGNYQGWASVLRNNDVLVPNGQSIAFKYYDANNIETTNINNLRRIEVTLVVQAEDNKNVITLKTSIFPRGFIYTGFQ
- a CDS encoding DUF309 domain-containing protein, whose product is MQRYSQFPFPAYRYVPAELPHPMMVSKPSEQDEQFRFGVDLFNHGYFWEAHEVWEGLWVKSKNEEKLLLQAVILYAAGLLKLRQDQLKDFSSLTTAGFHKLNNLNEIVFFNINISKWQGFALNFKKRIEQEKITVQNPWEEQDFPFIKLEEEL
- a CDS encoding PilN domain-containing protein, with product MVDRINFLVKETKGLSYKHLINIIIGMVLLAVAIILGQKQLHRYYVKKAAFMQAEIERIQKSQEELLRKKPKRASFTAQEYVANAMRGSTNWSAFLLDLSKALPDGLWLTKITSAEGGKFLIEGRCFRPETVPKFIGQLKLLSMVQTIGNPSTSKADSEVASLLAFKLTVILKSPKEGS
- the ispH gene encoding 4-hydroxy-3-methylbut-2-enyl diphosphate reductase; this encodes MDQERILEVIIARSAGTCFGVEAAIDLAETHAKPILGPIVHNPKIVNDLNEKGIPILERYEEIENLVGQNIKEVVITAHGYPKELKQRLTRQGIVFHDATCPVLLKWVYKKIESFESQGYHIILIGNPNHAEIIASRSYGDNISVVYSEEEVDKLPNDLGKTIAICQTTITKEKFQDLINYIRSTKYPDMKAVDTRCKPVKNQQEAVTDLAQWVDAMFIVGGYNSSNTTNLAKLASKYLPNRTYHIDSPDCIRPEWLQDIMHLGIGAGTSTPKSQIIDVQKRVSEIYPGQVVFRQETKDAEEELVPTD
- the pilO gene encoding type 4a pilus biogenesis protein PilO, producing MPKKVNLNQAPSLREKVMFGAVMVGIVVAFFRFFYSPQGLLNRDAKIELEKIRPNYEAFMQLESSPLNVPTTPTTPLQEEKDTFLEKAASHFSNPPKYKETLLTDLNQKLVSRDMLKTNQLDGITLGNEAVKNDFSEFTFSINIIGGYLGIVEYISRIPQLPMLIAFNNLNIETASDKTGRLNMKLGGILYVPVPGQKAVELTPTNPAPTSNPRKDGVK
- a CDS encoding MBL fold metallo-hydrolase; this encodes MKRFFLYLLSFLLLSGASFYIWLLKASRIPALEFDHPILETSGIKKSRLRFSILDTGYSEVPEGFARVGGSWWQSIKLEHPVVVVDHPKGAFLFDAGLGSQMDVQLNRLPWYVGVFLKFTSTHSAKSQLEKSPDILQKIKFFILSHVHWDHTSGLSDFVQLPIKVLAAEHDWYLKEGDSKLHGILASAFSHPDFKWEIMTFQNKAYEGYEQSLDLFGDASVVLVNMAGHTPGSVGMFLNLSAERRYFFIGDTTWLVDENGFPYYKSKLARIISDNDIPQTVYQLSHLRKLKEANPKIILVPQHDARTLKQLATWPQWTSL